The region CAGAAAACAAATAATCCcatgaaaatacacacacacctacaaaaaaattaaagtttttattttgcaaaaatTTAAATACCAAAAATGTTGAACTTGAACAGACAAATTGCGCAACTGTGTTTGGTTACGGAAGCATTTGCTATAGAAAGCTCCAGTAGATGTCGCCAAGTgttcatatacatatatgtgaATTGGAAAACTTGGTTCATCAGAGGAGAGAGACTGAGCATCCAGTTTGGTCACCTCCCCGTCATTCTATTTCCACAAGATACATTCATGAACAATTACCTGCACGAAAGAGAAGAGGGGTCTTTTAGGATGACAGTATTATCATAGGGAACTGAAAGTCTGTGTTTCCCAGCAACAGCCCTAAAAACGCCACTGCTCTAGAAGAGAGCTGCATGACGGAATGGGCCAAAACACCAATTCCAATTTGAGCAAATCTGGTCAAGACCTACAGGAAACCATTGACCTCTGTCATTGCCAAAAAgtgcataccgtttttttccgtgtatagtgcgcaaaatttaactaatttattgtcctaaaatctggggtgcgtattatacatgggtacaaagaaaaaaaaattaattttttttttttttttttttttaaagaaagtcatggtacaacaaaaccaacaacaggactgaccaacaaagtcgtggaacaaaaagacagggtgacattaccaaagacaggaacagaatgacagtaacacatgcaatgatccaacggtgagcgaggggcagacaggacttaaatacaaaacacgttacatcgattgaggtgacacaggaagagaggggcgacgcgaacagaaactatggcaacctagacacatagcaaaactggggacgagacatgacaaatctcccccgaaataaaactcacctttcttcttgtttgttgtcaatcgcgcatcacattcagccatcctgcccaacacacttagtaaaattcataattgacgacacatcgtttgatgcgatggtgcaatccttgatggtgtgttattgtcaaatattgtttgttttttaatctccatcgcggaccggacgtcatacggaggccgccattacagatgcgcagaacggttgcgcaagacacgtcagctatataaagagcgagagttcagttctccacctattagtttcaattcacagtttaattagcagtttcaatcagcaaataacaaaatgcgtattacaggtaatattttatttcacaacactttgccttgttcctttcgtctctgctgttcacttcaaacacgctccatacgaccgcaatgctcttgtatcagacgctcgctcgatcacctgctagtttgctgtctgtcacaatgtaccctacacaaatccgaaacatttgttgcggctccgagtcacgacgaggggcaagttttggtttccaagggtgtttttattcctcttcgacgtctctcccatacagagccgcctctttcccgtgcgcggtggtgcgtttatgggcagtcggagaaatcaacgccaacaaaaaaaattacatctagcctagttaagaccataccaaagactataaaaatgggacccattgcctccctgcgtgtgtgacgatcattgggacttaaaaaaaataaaaaataaatttaaaaaaattcataaaaattgggtgcgtattatacatgggtacaagcttttttccagcatcagcatgccatttttaggggtgcgtactatacatgggggcgcactatacacggaaaaaaacggtattacaaAGCATTGAATTGAACTTGTTCTTGACTAAATACTTATTTTTCCTCTGTAATTTAAATATAAATTCTTCAAAAATCCTTCCATGGAATTTCTTTTTCACATTCCGTCTCTTACAGTTAAAGAGTACAGTGATGAAAATTGCAGAATTCATCCATCATTTTAAGTGGGAGAACTCACACAATCGGTGAgtgactaaatacttttttgcacCACTGTACCTTGGGACTGACCAATTTTGACTGAGTAATGTTATACCACATCTCTCTCTATACATATTGTTGCATCACATGTGCCATAACAATAGGCTGGTCATTTTTGACCGGGCGCAGCCAGCTCATGAGCGCTCATTGGTGTGTCTGGCTATGAACAACATTCAAAACCAAATGAAGTGCTGaacatattatttatttcttattattCGACCAAGCTCCAGTAGTACCGACCGGTAGATGCTTTTCGTTAGCCCGTCTACGGTATTTTGTAATGTATGTTTCACGCTTAGATTGACAGTAATgagatgaaaatgacaaacctTCACTTTGCATCTAGTCAGTAACGGCAGCCTCCTGTAAAGCAGAAACTACAACATCAGGGTCTGGAAATTTGAGCTTACGAGGTGGCCCCTTTTTTATTCCGGTCCATAGAGATGTTTCTATGAGACACAAAGGAAAGATGTCCTAATCTCAAACCAACTTTACAATAGGAAACGTAATGTTGATGAAGTAATTCTTATCCCAAATAAATAATTGAAGGAACAAGCAATATTTTAATGTAAATATAAGAGTATATAGCACAATTAAGCCCATTCCTTCAGCTCACCTTTGTCTCCATCTATGAGCGTGATCTCAAAGCTGTTCCTGCGAGGCTTCTCAGGGTTGAGGACCACAGTCAGTTCAGGGCGTGCAGCCAAAAGGGCAGCTTTTATCCCCTCGGCATTACGCCCATACACTCGTCAGCTCTTACTGCAAAACAATAACAGATCATCGCAAGGATATTAAATGTTAGTGCTGCTCAGCAAGTTGGTAAGAGTTTGAGTACAAATACTTAAATTTGAGTACTTGCCAATACCAAGTATGTGATAATGCCATTATGTCTCATACTTATGATGAATTTCAAATAAATGTTCAGAATCAACAACCATTCTTGAACATAGATTAGATTTCATTCAAATTTAACACAAGTCACAATTTGGCAGTTTCATTGCGCAGGCCTGTGTGCACTTAGACATATCTTCAACCAGCAGTCTAGAACCACCGGGCCATCAA is a window of Syngnathus typhle isolate RoL2023-S1 ecotype Sweden linkage group LG1, RoL_Styp_1.0, whole genome shotgun sequence DNA encoding:
- the selenoh gene encoding selenoprotein H, with the protein product MASGAGRRGSKRKIEDEEKKEKPAKTAKEEGVPEPQDQRRVVIEHCKSURVYGRNAEGIKAALLAARPELTVVLNPEKPRRNSFEITLIDGDKETSLWTGIKKGPPRKLKFPDPDVVVSALQEAAVTD